The genomic region CTGGAGTAACATTTATAGGCTTGGGTATTTGAAATGAAAAAATTTATAATATCATTAGGAGGATCTTTGATTGTTCCCGATGAGATCGACACTGATTTTCTTAAAAAATTCCGAAAAATTATATTACAACAAAAGGCACAGTTTGTGATAATAGCAGGAGGGGGGTCTACAGCAAGAAAATACCAAAGAGCGGTCAAAGCCGTCTCGGGAGATAAACTAGAAAGTCAGGACTGGATTGGCATCTCGGCAACGCACCTTAACGCTTTTCTGCTAAAATGCATTTTCTACGAGCATGCGGAAAAAGATATTATCCGGGATCCTACTAAAAAGTTCAAGTTTAGGAAAAAAATTGCTCTTGCGGGCGGATGGAAGCCGGGCTGGAGCACAGATTATGACGCTGTGCTGATGGCAAAAAACATAGGAGCTGATGTTGTGATAAATATGAGCAATATTGACTTTGTGTATGATTCAGACCCCAATAAGAATCCAGATGCCCTGCCATTAAAGAAAATTTCCTGGCATGATTTCAGAAAACTCGTTGGAGATAAATGGAAGCCAGGATTAAACATGCCTTTTGACCCCATAGCTGCGAAAGAGGCTGAGAAAAATAAATTAAAAGCAATAATTATCGGAAAAGACCATGATAACCTGGAGGATGTTTTAGAGGGGCGGAGATTTAGGGGAAGCACCATAGCGAATTCTATATAAAATCATTTATCTTATGCTTTACTTCCTCGTGCCACAGCCAGGCAAGCAAAATCAATGCATCTATTCCTGCTCCAGCCAAACTTCCCAGATTAAAGTAATGCAGCAGGTGCAGCCTGTATGCAGTAAATGAAAAGGGGAAAAGCAACATGACGCCCTTATGCATACCACCTCCAAGAAACCAATCAAGAAAAACATGAAAAAATACCCCAAAAGCAATAACAAAGTACAATGCTGCTTTTTTCATGTCTTTCCTCTGCAGGAAAATAAGTGCGGGTATGAGGAAAAGAGAAGCAAACCATGGCGTGTGGGTGAAACTTCCGTGGACAAGCGTATAGCCGAATTTGTCCAAAACCCACCCTAAAGGAACGTCTATATCAGGCAAAAGGCCTGCTATTCCCCCTATTAAGAGAGTATGCAAACTAAAATACTTACTGTTCTTGAGGA from Candidatus Woesearchaeota archaeon harbors:
- a CDS encoding UMP kinase, encoding MKKFIISLGGSLIVPDEIDTDFLKKFRKIILQQKAQFVIIAGGGSTARKYQRAVKAVSGDKLESQDWIGISATHLNAFLLKCIFYEHAEKDIIRDPTKKFKFRKKIALAGGWKPGWSTDYDAVLMAKNIGADVVINMSNIDFVYDSDPNKNPDALPLKKISWHDFRKLVGDKWKPGLNMPFDPIAAKEAEKNKLKAIIIGKDHDNLEDVLEGRRFRGSTIANSI